CTTCTCGGTGTCGATCGGGCTCGAGATCGCCGGGCGGATGGCGGTCGGCGTGGTCTACGATCCGAGCCTCGACGAGTGCTTCGTGGCCGAGCGGGGCGCCGGGGCGTTCCTCGAGGGCCGGCAACTTGCCGTGTCGGAGACCGCCGAGCTCGGGGCGAGCCTCCTCGCCACCGGCTTCCCCTACGATGTCCGCGACACGCCCGACAACAACCTCGCCGAGTACGCCGCCTTCACCCGGCAGAACCGCAGCGTGCGCGAGCTCGGCTCCGCCGCCATCACGCTGGCCGCGGTGGCGGCGGGGCGGCTCGACGGGTACTGGGAGCTGGTGCTGGGTCCGTGGGACGTGGCCGCCGGGCTCCTCCTCGTCGAGGAAGC
This window of the Candidatus Methylomirabilota bacterium genome carries:
- a CDS encoding inositol monophosphatase family protein, with amino-acid sequence MAETDAFREIAVAAAREAGALLRAHRGAARSVTAKSSPINLVTELDRQAEALVVDAIRARFPDHAILGEEGGARGASTHRWIIDPLDGTTNFVHGLPLFSVSIGLEIAGRMAVGVVYDPSLDECFVAERGAGAFLEGRQLAVSETAELGASLLATGFPYDVRDTPDNNLAEYAAFTRQNRSVRELGSAAITLAAVAAGRLDGYWELVLGPWDVAAGLLLVEEA